In a genomic window of Lycium ferocissimum isolate CSIRO_LF1 chromosome 9, AGI_CSIRO_Lferr_CH_V1, whole genome shotgun sequence:
- the LOC132031120 gene encoding uncharacterized protein At4g29660-like, with amino-acid sequence MATYMWRKYADYVYTKWEKTLLWDMVEPFRRPKSFTPLVSIYVCAFYTGVIGAAITEQLYKEKYWEEHPGQEVPLMKPMFYGGPWRVMRGDVPPMGKFEL; translated from the exons ATGGCAACGTATATGTGGAGGAAATATGCAGATTATGTATACACAAAATGGGAAAAGACGCTCCTCTGGGATATGGTAGAACCATTTAGGAGACCAAAATCGTTTACACCTCTTGTTTCAatctatgtatgtgcattttATACAGGGGTTATTGGAGCAGCCATCACTGAACAACTTTACAAG GAAAAATACTGGGAAGAACACCCTGGGCAAGAAGTGCCTCTAATGAAACCAATGTTTTATGGTGGCCCTTGGAGAGTAATGAGAGGCGATGTTCCTCCTATGGGAAAGTTCGAACTCTGA